Genomic window (Tautonia rosea):
CCGAAGCGATCACGAACCGCGCCTTCGGGATCGCTCAGGAGGAGATAGGGAAGTCGTAAGCGGTTAGTGAACCGTTGATGAGATTCGAGGGAGTCGGAGCTGATGCCGATAACCTCGGCTCCAGCCTGCTGGAAGACCTCGTAGGAGTCTCGAAACGAGCAGGCTTCGGCCGAGCATCCCGGGGTATCGTCCTTGGGGTAGAAGAACAGGACGACCTCTCGGCCTCGGAAATCGGAAAGCCGGGTTGTGGTTCCTGAGGTGGACGACAGCGAGAAATCCGGGGCCGGCTGGCCGACACGGACCGGAGAGGAGGCAGACATGCAAGGCTCCGAACGGGTTGCAATCGACGGACGAACGCGGAGTGTTCAATGATCGTCCTGCTGGAGCAGGCGGGCGATGGCGTCGAGGAGGACGATCTCGACGGTGGGGGCGACATTCGAGGCGCGGGGGCTGGCCTCGTAGCCCCCTTGGTAGTAGGCGGAGGCGGTGCAGATGTAGCCGGGGGCGTAGTCGCCGTAAGCGGCCATGCAGACGAAGAGGTCGGGACGCATGGCCTGGGCGGCAAGCTGGTACTCGACGAACAGCTCGCCGGGGAGGTGGAGCAGGCGAGTCGGGCCGAGGGTGAGGCAAGAGACGGGGATCGGGTCGTTGCCAGTGGTGCAGCGACGGAGCCAGACAAGGTCGACCGCGGCGGAGATGCGGGCGTTGGAGTTCGGGTCGGCCAGGGTGGCGGAGAGGGTTTCTTCGTCGAGGTGAGGGGCGGCGGGGAGGACGACGGGGACGACCTCCCAGGCGATCGAGGAGGAGGAGACGGGTGATCGGCGATTGGTTTCGGCGGCGGTGTCGAAGGCGCGTCGCATGGCGTCGGCGAGGCGGTCGGCGAGGACCTGGCGGTTCTCGGGGGCGCCGTCGTTGAACTTGCCGGCGCCAATGTTACCGCCGGCGCCGTCGAAGTGGATGTGAGGGATGCCGGTGGCAGCCTCTCGGGCCTGGCGGGCGAGGCCGGGGAAGTCGCAACTGGCCAGGCCGGTGCGGTAGTAGCTCTGGGGGTGGCAGGCGTAGTAGGAGAGGCAGGCGATCGGCTCGGCGCCGTCGAAGAAGGTGAGGAGCTTGAGGTTCGGGTCGATGATGCCTTCGGGCTCGGCGCGGAGGGCCTCGTCGCGGCAGGCGGTGTAGCGGGTGGCGCGGACTCGGCCATCGGGGCCGAGGATGCGGCGGTTCGAGGCGACCCCCTCGACCAGGGCGTCGGCCGAGCCGATGTGGGTGACGGTTCGGGCGTCGGCCTTGGCCTGGCGGGCGGCGTCGGCGGCTCGGGCGATGACGTCGCGGGCGAAGTCGAGGTCGAAGAAGGATTCGGAGGGGTCGACTCCGTGCTCGATCAGCAGCTCGGCTGCGGAGAAGTCGCAGCGGGGGGCGTCGTGCTGGTGCAAGGCGTGGACGGCGACGCGGTCGGGCGAGGTGCCGACGGCCCCGGCGATCGCCTCCTTGAAGGCGTCTTGGCCGCCGTTGCCGACGCCGATCCAGTCAATCGCCAGCAGGACGATCGGCTCGTCTTCGCCAAGCAGAACAATCCCCTTGCAGTGGAGCGGGTCCTGGACACCGTCGGTCGGGTCGTAGGCCATCGGGGTGCCGACGGGAGGGGAGGCGTCGACGTCGAACGTGCCCAGGCGGAGCGGTTCGTCGGCGATGGCGACCGCGGAGAATCCGGAGGCGGCGAGCAGGACCAGGGTGAGGAGGGGGCGGACCATCGGGAGGGCTCCGGGGCTCAGGGGGTGGAGAACCCATCGCCGACGCTCCAGAGGCGGAAGCCGTCCGCACCGCCCGTCCCGCCCAGCCCCGTTGCGCGGCGTCAGGCACGGGACGAAGTCACGCAATGGGGTTCGAAGGCCGTTACTCGGTGGTGGAAGCGGGCGAAGACAGCGAGCCGGGCTGAGACTCAACGACGGCGTGCGAGGTGACGAGCGGCTCGCTGGTGGTCGAGGATCGGGAGCCGTTGGCCTGAGCCGACGCTGGGGCCGATCGCGGAGGAACGACCGATTCGTCCTCCTGCTCCTCCTCGGACTCGGAGCGAGTCGAGGACAGGCCGATCGTGCCGAACAGGTAGGCCTGGGCCGCGAGCGAGCCGAACAGCGCGATCATGGCCATCGCGGTAATGCCCAGCCGGGCCAGCAAGTAACCTTCACTCCGCAACGGGCCGTAGGCGATGAGGATGATGCGGGGTTCGGGACCGCGAAGAAACGAGAGCGGGACCGAGCCGAGCAGGGTGGCCCCGCGTAAGAGCCCGGCGTTGTACACCCGGATCGCCTCGGTCGGTTCGTAGTCGGCAACCCGTTCATCCTGGACCACGAGCCCTCGTTCCACCTCGTGTCCCTCGGACAGGGGGAAGAGATCCAGGAGGACGGTGGTCAGCCCTTCCGACCCGTACAAGGCAGCGACCAAGGACGCCTCGGCCACGACAAAGACGAGCAACGGCAAGAGCAAGGCGCCGATCATCGCTCCGGGACGCTTCAAGGCGGTGCTGAGGGCCTGCTCGATCCCGAGCCGTCCCTCGGCATCGCGCACGACCAGGGCGAAGGCCACCACCGGCAAGAGGATTGCGAGGACGAGCAAGACCACCAGCGGCCAGGGGGCCGGTATGATCGGAGGGGCATACTGGGTTTGCCGGCTGCCGTCGAACAGCCAGATGGGGGTCACGAACGCGACGACGAGGAGGACGGCCAGGGTTAGCTTCGCCAGCCCTCCTCGCCAGCTTGACGGAGGAGAATCGACGCCGAACGCGGCCTGTTCGAGTCGGCCGACCTCCTCGATGCGGCGGAGGTAGACCATCGCGGCCCAGACGAGCAAGGCCAGGCCCAGCCAGCCGCCGACCACGGGAATGGCCATCATGACCACCACGGCGAGGGCGAGCAGGATGACCCCCGCGGCCGTCTCGGCCCATTCCTCCTTCATCGCGCTGCGCAGTCGAGAGATCGGCTTGGGGCCATCGGGCGATCGGTAACGGGGAACCTTCACCTCGGTCTTGCAATCCCAGCACTGGACGGTCGTTCGCTCGGGGCTTCGCTGGGCCCGGAGCGTCCGGCCGCAGGGGCATTTGACAAATGCAAACATGATGAGTGGCGCTCCGGGAGGCGGTCGTCGGCTCAGCTCGTGAGGTTCGGGCGCACCAAAAGACGTTGAGGTCTTGACAACGAATATCGGTCCCCTGCGCTCAATTCGCAAGGGCCGATCGACGGAAGTTATGGCCTGATGGAGCGATCTGCTTCATCCTGGTCTGCCGTTCACCCGTCGGAAACGGTCGAGCTTTGCCCGATCGCGGCGGTGGCTCCGCGCGTGCGAAAGGCCCAAGCCCCGAATAGATCGGGGCCGGGCCTTCGACACAACGGTCGCTCGCTGGGGGATGCGGAGAGGTCGATCAGTTGTCGACATTCTCCTCCAGCAGCTCACCCTCAGCCTTGATCACCTCGCCGGCGGCCTGAACGTCCTCGGCCTGTTCTTCCGCGATGTCTTCGGACTGCTCGGGGGTGACGTAGCCGTCAGCCATGGCGCCGCCGATGGCCTCGCCGGTTTCCTGACGCTCTTCGGCGAAGTCTTCCTGGGCCTCCTGCAGCTGGTCTTCGGGAGAGCAGCCGACGGTGAACAGACCCAGGCCAAGCAGGGCGACGAGCGATGCGAGCATTTTCATCGAATCAAGCTCCTGAACGATGGTGGTGCGAGTGTTTCGACACACCCTGAATGGTTGCTCATGCGACGTTGCAAGGCAGGGCGGTCGTGCCGGATACCTGGTGCAACTTGCGCGCCAAGAACCGACACGGCCACCCTTGGAAATGGGCTGCGCACCCGAGCGAAGAACGAAACACGAGCGATCATGATCCCTGAGGGCGGTCGGCGCGGGGGACAAGACCGATGACGGTTCGGGGGGCTCGGGCATCAGGGCGCGGGGTCGCGGTCACGGGAATCACGTCGCCACCGTCGTCGATGATCAGAAGAGGAACGGCTTTGGGGCCAAACTGTGCGGCGAACGCCTCTGACGGGTCGGCCCCGTCGAGGTCGAGGCGCTCGATGGTCGCACCGGCGTAGAAGAGGGCGTCGAGGTGGCGGAAGGTCATGCCGGACCCAAACAGGACCCGCCCGTGCAGTTCGAGGGCGACCGATCGGCCGGCCTCGTGGAGGTCGGCCGCATCGATCTGGGCAGCGAGCGGGACGGTCACGTCGGGCTCAGGGTCGGCATCGTGGTTCTTCGGCGACCGGGCCGCGCCGTGCGGTTCGGGGGTGAGCTGGAAGACGTTCTGGCGGCCAAACAGGCTGGTGAAGTGCAAGGCGGCCAGGCTGTTGACTTCCTCGTTGGGGGTGAGAGCGAGCAACCGGCCGATCCGTCCAGCGTCGATCCGCTCACGGACAAAGGGGGAGAGGATGCTGGCGTTGAGGGTCGGAATGCCTTCGTGGTCGGCCGAGTCGAGGCGGTCGGTTCGGGTATCGACGAGCAAGACCGGGAT
Coding sequences:
- a CDS encoding peroxiredoxin; this encodes MSASSPVRVGQPAPDFSLSSTSGTTTRLSDFRGREVVLFFYPKDDTPGCSAEACSFRDSYEVFQQAGAEVIGISSDSLESHQRFTNRLRLPYLLLSDPEGAVRDRFGVPKTLGLIPGRVTYLIDREGIVRHIVSSQFRPTRHVSETLDVLHSLRNDSGSAPPP